A window of the Lolium perenne isolate Kyuss_39 chromosome 7, Kyuss_2.0, whole genome shotgun sequence genome harbors these coding sequences:
- the LOC127311331 gene encoding probable receptor-like protein kinase At5g20050 — protein MRFKNTDDVQGSEDGASERRRRMGSKKAKVLAIVVTCVVLAAAEVGLYLCFRLSRPFYLSTAAVLAVTVLSLLLLLHCTAGRAERMAARRALDDGEELRVEYSFFRKVAGLPRKFSFQALAAATDDFQCVAGRGSSGTVFRGILDDGTQVAVKRLGGAEHADKEFKAEVSAIAGAQHVNLARLLGFCLGAPRFLVYEYMENGSLDRWIFPCANDRRERSCLPWARRYQVAVDVAKALAYLHHDCRAKVMHMDVKPENILLDDGFRGILSDFGLSTLAGKEQSRVVTTVRGTAGYLAPEWLLGTGVTEKSDVYSYGMVLLEMVAGRRCLRAEEDGRWSYLPKIAGEMAREGRLMEMVDRRLVGDEVEEAAVRRAVHVALWCAQERAGARPSMTRVVEMLEGRGVGEVEAPPPADTIMVDLLALDDHARGVGPFGMAARAAGRAGVSSSVLSKGDSFALSYLSGR, from the coding sequence ATGAGGTTCAAGAATACGGATGATGTTCAGGGATCAGAAGACGGTGCAAGCGAGCGCCGTCGCCGGATGGGGAGCAAGAAGGCCAAGGTCCTCGCGATCGTAGTCACCTGCGTCGTGCTCGCGGCGGCAGAGGTCGGTCTCTACCTCTGCTTCCGCCTGTCGAGGCCGTTCTACCTCTCCACCGCCGCCGTCCTGGCGGTGACCGTCCTGTCGTTGCTTCTGCTGTTGCACTGCACGGCGGGGCGGGCGGAGCGCATGGCCGCGCGGAGGGCGCTGGACGACGGCGAGGAGCTGCGCGTGGAGTACAGCTTCTTCCGCAAGGTCGCCGGGCTGCCGCGCAAGTTCTCCTTCCAGGCGCTGGCGGCGGCCACGGACGACTTCCAGTGCGTGGCCGGGCGGGGCTCGTCAGGGACGGTGTTCCGCGGCATCCTCGACGACGGAACGCAGGTGGCGGTGAAGCGGCTCGGCGGCGCGGAGCACGCGGACAAGGAGTTCAAGGCGGAGGTGTCGGCCATCGCCGGCGCGCAGCACGTCAACCTGGCCCGCCTCCTCGGCTTCTGCCTCGGCGCCCCGCGCTTCCTCGTCTACGAGTACATGGAGAACGGGTCCCTCGACCGGTGGATCTTCCCTTGCGCCAACGACCGCCGCGAGCGCAGCTGCCTGCCGTGGGCGCGGCGGTACCAGGTCGCCGTCGACGTCGCCAAGGCGCTGGCGTACCTGCACCACGACTGCCGCGCCAAGGTGATGCACATGGACGTGAAGCCGGAGAACATCCTCCTGGACGACGGCTTCCGGGGCATCCTGTCGGATTTCGGGCTGTCGACGCTGGCGGGGAAGGAGCAGAGCCGGGTGGTGACGACGGTGCGAGGCACGGCTGGGTACCTGGCGCCGGAGTGGCTCCTGGGCACTGGCGTCACGGAGAAGTCCGACGTGTACAGCTACGGGATGGTGCTGCTGGAGATGGTGGCCGGACGCCGGTGCCTCCGGGCGGAGGAGGACGGTCGGTGGTCTTACCTGCCCAAGATCGCCGGGGAGATGGCGCGGGAGGGGCGTCTGATGGAGATGGTGGACCGGAGGCTTGTTGGAGAtgaggtggaggaggcggcggtgcGGCGGGCGGTGCACGTGGCGCTGTGGTGCGCGCAGGAGAGGGCCGGGGCGCGGCCGAGCATGACACGCGTGGTGGAGATGCTGGAGGGGAGGggcgtgggggaggtggaagcgccgccgccggcggacACGATCATGGTGGACCTGCTGGCGCTCGACGACCACGCGCGCGGCGTCGGGCCGTTCGGCATGGCAGCGAGGGCCGCCGGGAGGGCCGGCGTGTCGTCGTCGGTGCTGAGCAAGGGCGACTCGTTCGCGCTGTCCTACCTGTCGGGGCGATAG
- the LOC127311329 gene encoding wall-associated receptor kinase 2 — MDWPWLTVTVQKLLLLVAATVTLQYTTTTAYGSGSSGSINRARPDCLDKCGNISIPYPFGTGKGCFQEPFNVACNESGAYLASTEVRILDINLILGEIRVQNPHIAWECKYTNGTNSTGGFEGLNLDSFHKVSGTKNKLIAIGCDTFAFIMGTTKGKNQLDFLTVNSCYSYCTDASTVDDSTECFGMGCCQTSFPGNISSFTTTSSPLVDNSTIQSFSPCSYSFVVEEGWFKFDPSFVSSTNFASKYTNGVPLVLDWVVGNGSCSEASKMGSQYACKAMYSECINVSNGPGYRCNCTQGYEGNPYLPGGCQDINECEPPNQPFYPCKGKCRNTEGSYTCSCPSGLRSDDPKIIPCVQADPNKALKMVIGICFCVVFLMVCIFALRSEYQKKKLAKEKERFFDQNGGQILYHQIMSRQVDTLRIFTQEDLKKATNDFDESRELGKGAHGTVYKGILKDNRVVAVKRSKLMNMAETNEFVQEIIILSQTNHRNVVRLLGCCLEVEVPILVYEYISNGTLFDFIHHNRTSPSLDTRLRIAQESAEALAYLHLSTNHPIVHGDVKSMNILLDDDYMAKVTDFGASRMLPKDAAQFMTMVQGTLGYLDPEYLQERQLTEKSDVYSFGVVLLELITGKTAIYNEGPKEGKSIVSSFLLAMKEENLERMLDVSIVHAGMEMLLGEVAEMGRMCLAASGEDRPSMTQVADKLKALRSTWREKLAGERDPMERLIVRSSPPARWDPLSSSMFSTAPHMGAICIETPR, encoded by the exons ATGGATTGGCCATGGCTCACGGTAACAG TTCAAAAGCTCTTACTGCTTGTCGCTGCCACGGTAACCTTGCAATATACTACTACCACCGCTTATGGATCTGGGTCCTCTGGCAGCATCAACAGGGCAAGGCCTGACTGCCTAGATAAGTGTGGCAACATCAGCATCCCATACCCTTTTGGCACCGGAAAAGGCTGTTTCCAAGAACCCTTTAATGTCGCCTGCAATGAGAGCGGAGCATATCTAGCCTCAACTGAAGTTAGGATACTAGACATCAATCTTATCTTGGGTGAGATTCGCGTTCAGAACCCACACATAGCATGGGAATGCAAGTACACCAATGGCACCAATAGCACTGGTGGCTTCGAAGGCTTAAATCTTGATTCTTTTCATAAGGTTTCTGGCACCAAGAACAAGTTGATTGCAATCGGGTGTGATACTTTTGCATTTATCATGGGAACAACCAAGGGAAAGAACCAGCTTGACTTCCTCACTGTCAACTCATGCTATTCATATTGCACTGACGCAAGTACCGTGGATGATAGCACAGAGTGCTTTGGCATGGGTTGCTGCCAGACCTCCTTTCCAGGAAACATTAGCTCTTTTACAACCACATCCTCGCCATTAGTAGACAACTCTACCATCCAGTCTTTCAGCCCTTGCAGCTACTCATTCGTTGTGGAGGAGGGCTGGTTCAAGTTTGATCCTTCGTTTGTTAGCTCTACAAATTTTGCCAGTAAATATACAAATGGGGTTCCTCTGGTACTCGATTGGGTAGTTGGTAATGGAAGTTGTTCGGAAGCCAGCAAGATGGGATCACAGTATGCATGCAAAGCCATGTACAGTGAATGCATTAATGTATCCAATGGCCCTGGCTACCGGTGCAACTGCACTCAAGGCTATGAGGGTAATCCCTACCTACCAGGAGGGTGCCAAG ACATCAATGAGTGCGAACCTCCAAACCAGCCCTTTTATCCCTGCAAAGGTAAATGCAGAAACACCGAGGGAAGCTACACATGTTCATGCCCATCAGGGTTGAGGAGCGATGATCCAAAAATCATACCCTGTGTTCAAGCTGATCCAAACAAAGCTCTGAAGATGGTCATAG GCATATGCTTCTGTGTTGTCTTCCTCATGGTTTGCATCTTCGCTCTACGATCTGAGTATCAGAAAAAGAAGTTGGCTAAAGAGAAAGAAAGATTCTTCGATCAGAATGGTGGCCAGATATTATATCACCAAATTATGTCAAGACAAGTTGATACATTGAGGATATTCACGCAAGAAGATCTAAAGAAGGCTACGAACGATTTTGACGAGAGCAGAGAACTGGGCAAGGGGGCTCACGGCACTGTCTACAAGGGCATTCTCAAGGATAACAGGGTAGTAGCAGTGAAGCGCTCAAAGCTCATGAACATGGCTGAAACCAATGAATTCGTGCAGGAGATTATTATACTTTCACAGACCAACCACCGGAATGTGGTCAGGCTTCTAGGGTGCTGCTTGGAGGTGGAGGTCCCCATACTGGTCTATGAATACATCTCGAACGGCACTCTCTTTGACTTTATCCATCATAACAGAACATCTCCTTCGCTGGATACCCGTCTCAGGATCGCTCAAGAATCAGCTGAAGCACTGGCCTATCTGCACCTATCCACAAACCACCCTATAGTCCACGGAGATGTCAAGTCCATGAACATTCTTTTGGATGACGACTACATGGCGAAAGTGACCGACTTTGGGGCGTCGAGGATGCTCCCCAAAGATGCGGCCCAGTTCATGACAATGGTGCAGGGCACATTGGGTTACTTGGACCCCGAATACCTGCAGGAACGGCAGCTCACCGAGAAGAGTGATGTTTATAGCTTCGGGGTTGTGTTGCTGGAGCTGATCACTGGGAAGACGGCGATCTACAATGAAGGACCCAAGGAAGGCAAGAGCATAGTGTCATCCTTCCTGCTCGCCATGAAGGAGGAGAATCTCGAGCGCATGCTAGACGTGAGCATAGTGCATGCTGGTATGGAGATGTTGTTGGGAGAAGTCGCTGAGATGGGGAGGATGTGCTTGGCCGCCAGTGGTGAAGATAGGCCTTCCATGACTCAGGTGGCCGACAAGCTGAAGGCCCTGCGAAGCACCTGGAGGGAAAAGCTGGCGGGGGAGCGTGACCCAATGGAGCGTTTGATCGTGCGCTCATCACCTCCGGCGCGTTGGGATCCTTTGTCGTCGAGCATGTTCTCTACGGCTCCTCACATGGGTGCAATATGTATAGAGACACCCAGATGA